Within the Elusimicrobiota bacterium genome, the region TGGGTATTCCAGAAAAACTTTTAAATATTAAAATTATTAATAATAAATCTAGTGAAAAAATAATTATTCTTTTTATTGGCCTATTAACAAAATCTAAAGGATTACATATTTTTCTTGAGATTGCCAAAAGATTCATGAATTATAACAACATATCTTTCATAGCCATTGGAAATCATGCTGATGATACAGATGAATTAATTAAAAATTTACCTATAAACGTCTTGATTAAACCGCAATTACATTATGAAGAATTGATTCAAAATATACTTAATGCGGATATTTTTTTATACCCCAGTTTGTTAGATGGATCAGCCCGCATTGTGATGGAGGTAATGGCTCTTGCAAAACCAGTTATCACAACACTAAATTCTGGAAGCGTTATTGAAGACGGCAAAGACGGTTTTATTTGTCAAACTGATGATATTATAGATTATGTCGATAGAATAAATTATTTAATTACTAATCCTAAAGAGAGTGAAATCCTCGGATTATCTGCACGCAAAAAAATTAAAGACAATTATTGCTCAATTAATTATAGAGAAAATATTATTCGTTTATATAGCGGAATTAGGATATAAATATTAATTCCTTTTTACCTAGTATACTACTTAGCTTAAAAGTTATTATGTATGCGAAATATTTGTGATATATATTAGTCTCAATTCAAATTTTGAAAAAATATCTTAATAATTATTCTCCTTCAAAATATCTAGTTAGGAAAAATTGTGGATTCTTATTTTCAGGTTTTATAAATAAAAGGGAAAGTGCTAACTTTTTAATTGAAGTTTTTGCAAAAGTCGCTTCTGAGAATGTTCAATTTACTTTGATTGGTAAAATAGATAGCACGTTCAATAAAAAGTATTGTGAAATGCTCAAAAATAAAAAGATACAACTTCTTAGTTCTATAACAAGAGATAAATTAGCTACGTTAATGCTAGAAAATGATGTTTTTATTTTCCAAACTTTGGCTGAAAGATCTGCAAGAGTAATTTTTAAAGCTATAGCTGCAGGGATGCCGATTATAACAACACCACAGGCTGATTCTGTAGTAAAAAATATGGCACATGGAATAATTATAGAACCGGGAAATGAAGAGAAACTTAAGGATGCATTGTACTTTTTTATTAACAATACAAATAAAATAAAAGAATTTGGAGAAAGCTCAAGAATTACTATTAAAGAAAATTATAATAGCACCGTTTATAAAAAGAAAATTATTAAATTATACAATTCAGTTTTGAATACGGAATGAGTTTGTCATATTTAAAATTCTTTTTATTAGGTTCTATTACGTGGTTTGAATATGTTTTATTGGGACGCATATATATTGGGGAGTTTGTTCTTTTATTTTTTGCTTTAAAATTTATTTTTTCCCGAATAAATTATCATATAAAGTCCAATAGAGGAATCAAAATTTTTATCTTCTTATGGGCCTTATATATGTTAAGTTTAATAATCTCTGATATTTATCGTGGTACAGATTTTTACGACTATGCACGTGGATGGAGCAGAGCTATATTCTTTATGTCAAATTTTTTAGGTTTATATCAGATAGGTATCCAAAGAATTAACAATTT harbors:
- a CDS encoding glycosyltransferase family 4 protein, translating into GIPEKLLNIKIINNKSSEKIIILFIGLLTKSKGLHIFLEIAKRFMNYNNISFIAIGNHADDTDELIKNLPINVLIKPQLHYEELIQNILNADIFLYPSLLDGSARIVMEVMALAKPVITTLNSGSVIEDGKDGFICQTDDIIDYVDRINYLITNPKESEILGLSARKKIKDNYCSINYRENIIRLYSGIRI
- a CDS encoding glycosyltransferase, with protein sequence MKKYLNNYSPSKYLVRKNCGFLFSGFINKRESANFLIEVFAKVASENVQFTLIGKIDSTFNKKYCEMLKNKKIQLLSSITRDKLATLMLENDVFIFQTLAERSARVIFKAIAAGMPIITTPQADSVVKNMAHGIIIEPGNEEKLKDALYFFINNTNKIKEFGESSRITIKENYNSTVYKKKIIKLYNSVLNTE